A part of Melittangium boletus DSM 14713 genomic DNA contains:
- a CDS encoding HEAT repeat domain-containing protein, with protein sequence MISFALAAWLLVAPAAAAPATPDSATAPGALHGRVLRMLDSSKTPPREADWAPLGPEALGELLALARDPQAPEAQRTRAVAALTVVAHPEAAQHLAELLRTPTLPSSLRATAVLALQRRAGLGALPVLAPLLEDGDALVRSTAARALGRMGSAEARRVLEDRLALEEHAEVREALQQGLSDVEP encoded by the coding sequence ATGATCTCCTTCGCCCTCGCCGCATGGCTCCTCGTGGCGCCCGCGGCCGCCGCCCCCGCGACTCCCGATTCCGCCACCGCGCCGGGCGCGTTGCATGGGCGTGTCCTGCGGATGCTCGACAGCTCCAAGACCCCTCCCAGGGAAGCCGATTGGGCGCCCCTGGGCCCCGAGGCGCTGGGGGAACTCCTCGCGCTCGCGAGGGATCCCCAGGCCCCCGAAGCCCAGAGAACCCGCGCCGTCGCCGCCCTCACCGTCGTGGCCCATCCCGAGGCCGCCCAGCACCTCGCCGAATTGCTGCGCACCCCCACCTTGCCCTCCTCGCTGCGCGCCACCGCCGTGCTCGCGCTCCAGCGCCGGGCGGGCCTCGGCGCCCTTCCCGTGCTCGCCCCCCTGCTGGAGGACGGGGACGCACTCGTTCGCTCCACCGCCGCCCGGGCGCTCGGGCGCATGGGGAGCGCGGAGGCACGCCGGGTCCTGGAGGATCGGCTCGCCTTGGAGGAGCACGCCGAGGTCCGGGAAGCGCTTCAACAGGGGTTGAGCGACGTCGAGCCCTGA
- a CDS encoding HAD family hydrolase, translating to MRPTVLLFDIDGTLIDNAGSGRRAMDLAFHALHQRRDACDSFSLSGMTDQAIVRKALEIIGVPATPEAISTVIDTYLQHLVQEVHRVTDTHYRLHVGMREAVDAALARPGFAVGLGTGNVREGARIKLERVGIHDRFSFGGFGCDHESRVELIRHGARTGAAQLGVSVEACRVVVIGDTPKDVDAAKGIGAACIGVGTGHYTPEQLLAAGADHAFADFTHREALATLLGEH from the coding sequence ATGCGCCCCACCGTGCTCCTCTTCGACATCGACGGAACCCTCATCGACAACGCGGGCTCCGGCCGCCGGGCCATGGATCTCGCCTTCCACGCGCTCCACCAGCGCCGCGATGCCTGTGACTCGTTCAGCCTGTCCGGGATGACGGATCAGGCCATCGTCCGCAAGGCGCTCGAGATCATCGGCGTCCCGGCCACCCCCGAGGCCATCTCCACCGTCATCGACACTTACCTCCAGCACCTGGTGCAGGAGGTCCACCGCGTCACCGACACCCACTACCGCCTCCACGTCGGCATGCGCGAGGCCGTCGACGCCGCCCTGGCCCGTCCGGGGTTCGCCGTGGGGCTCGGAACCGGCAACGTCCGCGAGGGCGCTCGCATCAAGCTTGAGCGCGTGGGCATTCATGACCGGTTCTCGTTCGGGGGCTTCGGCTGCGACCACGAGAGCCGCGTCGAGCTCATCCGCCATGGCGCCCGCACCGGCGCCGCCCAGCTCGGGGTATCCGTCGAGGCCTGCCGGGTCGTCGTCATCGGAGACACCCCCAAGGACGTCGACGCCGCCAAGGGCATCGGCGCCGCGTGCATCGGCGTGGGCACGGGCCACTACACCCCCGAGCAACTCCTCGCCGCGGGCGCCGATCACGCCTTCGCCGATTTCACCCACCGCGAAGCGCTCGCCACCCTGCTCGGGGAGCACTGA
- the hrpB gene encoding ATP-dependent helicase HrpB encodes MADVALPIDPLLPQLVTTLRASSSLVLEAPPGAGKTTRVPRALLEAGIGQGKEIVVLQPRRLPTRLAANRVSEEIGERVGDTVGYQVRFEDVRGPKTRLSFVTEGVLGRRLLSDPTLRDVSVVVLDEFHERHLSADISLALLRRLQQGPRPDLKIVVMSATLEAAPISAYLGGCPTLRSEGRRFDVSVEYLPTPDERYLDAQVLSGIKRLHANGLDGDVLVFLPGAGEIRRARDACAEFAERHDIELLPLHGDLSPAEQDRAVRRSSRRKIILSTNVAETSVTIDGVAAVIDSGLARVASHSPWSGLPILKLAKVSRASATQRAGRAGRTRSGHCLRLYTQHDFDGRPEQDAPEIRRMDLAETVLSLRASGIRDLGAFPFFEPPPAASLEAAENLLRRLGAVTPDGKVTDVGQRLLRFPLHPRQARIIVEGERRGVGADAALLASLVGERDIRREARTQMSGPGRAAHVVAGPSDLLELLERFRQAERAQFSSGRVQSLSLEPGAVQAVDRVQRQLRRAVREQASKPATPEAMEQALMLSVLAGYPDRVARRRKPRAPDLLLFGGGTAQLSETSAVQEPELMVAVDIEERPGRGVIVRLASAVEPEWLLDLYPDALEELDTLQWNAEARRVERITRLAYGNLVLEETRAPAPPSEEAARVLVEQALAAGPGRFADPEALQNWRTRVALLAQSFPEAGFPTVDEPFMRDALASLCTGARSFADLEGVSLLDALQARLTKEQARLLAQHTPEKVSLPGGRQAKVNYEPGKPPWVESRLQDFFGMVQGPSVCAGRVPLVLHLLAPNMRAVQVTTDLAGFWERHYPALRKELCRKYPRHSWPEEPRHAQTPAERGRRI; translated from the coding sequence ATGGCCGACGTCGCCCTTCCCATCGATCCGCTCCTGCCGCAGCTCGTCACCACGCTGCGCGCCTCGTCCTCGCTCGTGCTGGAGGCCCCTCCGGGCGCCGGCAAGACGACTCGCGTGCCTCGCGCCCTGCTCGAGGCGGGCATCGGTCAGGGCAAGGAGATCGTCGTCCTGCAACCCCGGCGTCTGCCCACCCGGCTCGCGGCCAACCGCGTGTCCGAGGAGATCGGCGAGCGCGTGGGCGACACCGTCGGCTACCAGGTGCGCTTCGAGGACGTGCGCGGCCCCAAGACCCGGCTGTCCTTCGTCACCGAGGGCGTGCTCGGCCGCCGCCTGCTGTCCGACCCCACCCTGCGCGACGTCTCCGTGGTCGTCCTCGACGAGTTCCACGAGCGCCACCTGTCCGCGGACATCTCGCTCGCCCTGCTCCGCCGACTCCAGCAGGGCCCCCGCCCCGACCTGAAGATCGTGGTGATGTCCGCCACGCTCGAGGCCGCCCCCATCAGCGCCTACCTCGGCGGGTGCCCCACCCTGCGCTCCGAGGGCCGCCGCTTCGACGTGAGCGTCGAGTACCTGCCCACCCCCGACGAGCGCTACCTCGATGCCCAGGTGCTCTCCGGTATCAAGCGGCTGCATGCCAATGGCCTCGATGGCGACGTGCTCGTGTTCCTCCCTGGCGCGGGTGAAATCCGCCGGGCCCGGGACGCCTGCGCCGAGTTCGCCGAGCGCCATGACATCGAGCTCCTGCCGCTGCATGGCGACCTGAGTCCCGCCGAGCAGGATCGCGCCGTGCGCCGGAGTTCGCGCCGGAAGATCATCCTCTCCACCAACGTGGCGGAGACCTCCGTCACCATCGATGGCGTCGCCGCCGTCATCGACAGCGGACTCGCGCGGGTGGCCTCGCACTCCCCCTGGTCCGGACTGCCCATCCTCAAGCTCGCCAAGGTGAGCCGGGCCAGCGCCACCCAGCGCGCGGGCCGCGCCGGCCGTACCCGCTCCGGCCACTGTCTGCGCCTGTACACCCAGCACGACTTCGACGGCCGCCCCGAGCAGGATGCCCCGGAAATCCGCCGCATGGACCTGGCGGAGACGGTGCTCTCCCTGCGCGCCTCCGGCATCCGCGATCTGGGCGCCTTCCCCTTCTTCGAGCCCCCACCGGCCGCCTCACTCGAGGCCGCGGAGAACCTGCTGCGCCGCCTGGGCGCCGTGACTCCGGACGGTAAGGTGACGGACGTGGGCCAGCGGCTCCTGCGCTTTCCCCTCCACCCGCGACAGGCCCGGATCATCGTCGAGGGCGAACGGCGGGGCGTGGGCGCGGACGCGGCCCTGTTGGCCTCGCTCGTGGGCGAGCGCGACATCCGCCGGGAGGCACGCACCCAGATGTCGGGTCCCGGCCGGGCCGCCCATGTCGTCGCGGGGCCCTCGGACCTGCTGGAACTGCTCGAACGCTTCCGCCAGGCCGAGCGCGCCCAGTTCTCCTCCGGCCGCGTGCAGTCCCTGTCCCTGGAGCCCGGCGCCGTGCAGGCCGTGGACCGGGTGCAGCGCCAGCTGCGGCGCGCCGTGCGGGAACAGGCCTCGAAGCCCGCGACCCCCGAGGCCATGGAGCAGGCGCTGATGCTCAGCGTGCTCGCCGGCTATCCGGACCGGGTCGCCCGGCGCCGCAAGCCCCGCGCGCCCGACCTGCTGCTCTTCGGCGGCGGCACCGCGCAGCTGTCCGAGACCAGCGCCGTCCAGGAACCCGAGTTGATGGTCGCCGTGGACATCGAGGAGCGTCCGGGCCGGGGAGTCATCGTGCGGCTCGCCAGCGCCGTGGAGCCCGAATGGCTCCTGGATCTGTACCCCGACGCCCTGGAGGAGCTGGACACCTTGCAGTGGAACGCCGAGGCCCGGCGCGTCGAGCGCATCACCCGCCTGGCCTACGGCAACCTCGTCCTCGAGGAGACCCGGGCGCCCGCGCCTCCCTCGGAGGAGGCCGCGCGCGTCCTGGTGGAGCAGGCGCTCGCCGCCGGTCCCGGACGCTTCGCCGACCCCGAGGCCCTGCAGAACTGGCGCACCCGCGTGGCCCTGCTCGCGCAGTCCTTCCCCGAGGCGGGCTTTCCCACCGTGGACGAGCCGTTCATGCGCGACGCGCTCGCGTCCCTGTGCACCGGAGCCCGGAGCTTCGCGGACCTGGAAGGCGTGTCCCTGCTCGACGCGCTCCAGGCCCGGCTCACCAAGGAACAGGCCCGGCTGCTCGCCCAGCACACCCCGGAGAAGGTCTCCCTGCCCGGAGGGCGTCAGGCCAAGGTCAACTACGAGCCGGGCAAGCCGCCCTGGGTCGAATCCCGGCTCCAGGACTTCTTCGGCATGGTGCAAGGGCCCAGTGTGTGCGCCGGACGCGTCCCGCTCGTGCTGCATCTGCTCGCACCCAACATGCGCGCCGTCCAGGTGACCACGGACCTCGCCGGGTTCTGGGAGCGGCACTACCCCGCGCTGCGCAAGGAGCTGTGCCGCAAGTACCCCCGGCACAGCTGGCCCGAGGAGCCGCGCCACGCGCAGACGCCCGCCGAGCGCGGCCGGAGGATCTGA
- the fdxA gene encoding ferredoxin FdxA: MAYVVAEPCIKCKYTDCVEVCPVNCFYEGANFLVIHPDECIDCGACEPVCPTKAIFPESELPKEWAEYKTLNADFSTKWPNIAEKKSSLPEAEEFKDAKGKRGMLDAAPGK; the protein is encoded by the coding sequence ATGGCTTATGTCGTCGCCGAGCCTTGCATCAAGTGCAAGTACACCGACTGTGTCGAGGTGTGCCCCGTCAACTGCTTCTACGAGGGCGCCAACTTCCTGGTCATCCACCCGGACGAGTGCATCGACTGCGGTGCCTGCGAGCCCGTCTGCCCGACGAAGGCGATCTTCCCCGAGTCGGAGCTGCCCAAGGAGTGGGCGGAGTACAAGACGCTGAACGCGGACTTCTCCACGAAGTGGCCGAACATCGCGGAGAAGAAGAGCTCGCTGCCCGAGGCCGAGGAGTTCAAGGATGCGAAGGGCAAGCGCGGGATGTTGGACGCCGCGCCCGGTAAGTAG
- a CDS encoding DsrE family protein encodes MAGRVFFFLQHATYEPAFQAATMGITAVAMGDEVYFVFAFEALRALVEGRFGEPRGERELAESARALELGVPLPARMLAEARELGARLVACDTTVRICGYASEELKGPLDEVMGLASLWRLTDGARTLAL; translated from the coding sequence ATGGCTGGACGCGTTTTCTTCTTCCTGCAGCACGCCACGTACGAGCCCGCCTTCCAGGCCGCCACGATGGGCATCACCGCGGTGGCGATGGGCGACGAGGTGTATTTCGTCTTCGCCTTCGAGGCGCTTCGCGCGCTGGTGGAGGGCCGGTTTGGGGAGCCGCGCGGCGAGCGGGAGTTGGCGGAAAGCGCGAGGGCGCTCGAACTCGGAGTGCCGCTGCCGGCGCGGATGCTGGCGGAAGCGCGGGAATTGGGTGCGCGTCTGGTGGCGTGCGACACCACGGTAAGAATCTGTGGATACGCATCGGAGGAGTTGAAGGGTCCGCTGGACGAGGTGATGGGGCTCGCGTCGTTGTGGCGACTGACGGACGGCGCACGCACTCTCGCTCTTTAG
- a CDS encoding ATP-grasp domain-containing protein — protein MKITILSRSASISSTKRLVEAARARGHQVRVLNPVRVEMHLDGRKAHLYYRRRKLAPCDVVIPRIAQSVNNYGLAVVNQFAMSGIPLLNTARAIAESRNKMRSLQLLSAHGIGIPATVMARDAADLKAMVGLVGGVPVLVKLLQGQEKRGVMVCESLQSLEAALEAILGLGHNLIVQQYVKHSGQDVRVLVVGGKAVAAVRRRPRVGRLSYTLNRGARLEKLELTASQRTAAEKTASLVGLEVAAVDLLDVQEGHPKVFEVNSSPALPEMEAATGLDLADIIIERAEKLAAGTAEIGSPEPGPVASSRRKRTSRVRT, from the coding sequence ATGAAGATCACCATCCTCTCGCGCTCCGCCTCCATTTCGTCCACCAAGCGTCTGGTCGAGGCCGCGCGCGCGAGAGGGCATCAGGTGAGGGTGCTCAATCCAGTCCGGGTGGAGATGCACCTGGACGGACGCAAGGCCCACCTCTACTACCGACGCCGGAAGCTCGCGCCCTGCGACGTGGTCATTCCGCGCATCGCGCAGTCCGTCAACAACTACGGTCTGGCGGTGGTGAATCAGTTCGCCATGAGCGGGATTCCGTTGTTGAACACGGCGAGGGCCATCGCCGAGTCGCGCAACAAGATGCGCTCGCTGCAACTGCTCTCGGCGCATGGCATCGGCATCCCGGCGACGGTGATGGCGAGGGACGCGGCGGACCTCAAGGCCATGGTGGGGCTGGTTGGAGGCGTGCCGGTCCTGGTGAAACTGCTGCAGGGCCAGGAGAAGAGGGGGGTGATGGTGTGCGAGAGCCTCCAGTCCCTGGAAGCGGCGCTCGAGGCCATTCTGGGCCTGGGGCACAACCTGATCGTCCAGCAGTACGTGAAGCACTCGGGGCAGGACGTCCGGGTCCTGGTGGTGGGAGGCAAGGCGGTGGCGGCGGTGCGTCGCCGGCCGAGGGTGGGCCGCCTCTCCTACACCCTCAATCGCGGGGCCCGGTTGGAGAAGCTGGAGTTGACCGCCTCCCAGCGGACGGCGGCGGAGAAGACGGCCTCGCTGGTGGGGTTGGAGGTAGCGGCGGTGGACCTGCTCGACGTGCAGGAGGGGCACCCCAAGGTGTTCGAGGTCAACAGTTCCCCGGCGCTTCCGGAGATGGAGGCGGCTACGGGGTTGGATCTCGCCGACATCATCATCGAGCGGGCCGAGAAACTGGCGGCGGGGACGGCTGAGATCGGAAGTCCCGAGCCGGGTCCGGTGGCTTCGTCCCGGCGCAAGCGGACGTCCAGGGTCCGGACCTGA
- a CDS encoding GNAT family N-acetyltransferase gives MPNPDNPQPVTIAQIRTEAELFQSLAIREVVFIEEQHVPEGIERDDEDAKAYHVLAFQGGHAIGTGRLVMLPEPPPGETGRWAQIGRMAVLKAHRKARVGARLLEALEQEARDRRVDGVVLHSQLYALEFYKKMGYAPVGEVFDEAGIDHLEMRKRF, from the coding sequence ATGCCGAACCCGGACAACCCCCAGCCGGTTACCATCGCCCAGATTCGTACCGAAGCTGAGCTGTTTCAGTCGCTCGCCATCCGCGAGGTCGTGTTCATCGAGGAGCAGCACGTCCCCGAGGGCATCGAGCGGGATGACGAGGACGCGAAGGCCTACCACGTCCTGGCGTTCCAGGGCGGACACGCCATTGGAACGGGACGCCTGGTGATGCTGCCAGAGCCTCCTCCCGGTGAGACGGGGCGGTGGGCGCAGATTGGCCGCATGGCGGTGCTCAAGGCGCACCGCAAGGCGCGCGTGGGCGCCCGGTTGTTGGAAGCGCTGGAGCAGGAGGCGCGTGACCGCAGGGTCGACGGCGTCGTGCTGCACTCGCAGCTCTACGCGCTCGAGTTCTACAAGAAGATGGGCTACGCGCCGGTGGGCGAGGTGTTCGATGAAGCGGGCATCGACCACCTGGAGATGCGCAAGCGGTTCTGA
- the cglB gene encoding adventurous gliding motility lipoprotein CglB, with the protein MRAKLTLLSLMAMGTLGGVIASGCQTYDFEPVDPLAISQTTETRVITARASKPNLMLLVDTSGSMTAPVDPSRPGCKQGAEICGSEVNPCNTTLCPTRWSELQDAMKDFLDSSGTLARIGLTTYPDESEGDSCGASTSLSVPLPAEELEDPATLTANAGLVKSRLLAIKNSSTTGEQVPVGGTPTSVSLNYVGSRPELQSQNRSSFVLLLTDGLPNCNAQFETPYPDPGCFCTLTSCDFAQDIGCLDTNASVRAVRDLKAKNIQTIVIGFGADFNSSSESGRRGVATLNGMAEAGGFARSCKSNAECGAGDTCEAATGLCTRRFYQAANKTELVNALKEITEKVVVDEPCVLSFDPTQQPNSEELVVVFLNKERLSPGTNTWNLTDTGIVFNGTTCERIKASTPANPVNIEVRAIQRR; encoded by the coding sequence ATGCGCGCCAAGCTGACCCTGCTGAGCCTGATGGCGATGGGCACCCTGGGGGGTGTGATCGCCTCGGGTTGTCAGACCTACGACTTCGAGCCGGTGGATCCGCTCGCCATCTCGCAGACGACCGAGACGCGGGTCATCACGGCCCGGGCGAGCAAGCCGAACCTGATGCTGCTGGTGGACACGTCCGGCTCCATGACGGCGCCGGTGGACCCCAGCAGGCCGGGGTGCAAGCAGGGAGCCGAGATCTGTGGAAGCGAGGTGAACCCCTGCAACACGACGCTCTGCCCCACGCGGTGGAGCGAGTTGCAGGACGCGATGAAGGACTTCCTGGACAGCAGTGGTACCCTCGCGCGCATTGGGCTCACGACCTATCCGGACGAGAGTGAGGGAGACTCGTGCGGTGCCTCGACCTCGCTCAGCGTTCCGCTGCCCGCGGAGGAACTGGAGGACCCGGCCACGCTGACCGCCAACGCGGGGTTGGTGAAGAGCCGATTGCTGGCCATCAAGAACTCCTCGACCACGGGAGAGCAGGTCCCGGTGGGCGGTACGCCCACGAGCGTGAGTCTGAATTACGTGGGCTCGCGGCCCGAGCTGCAGTCGCAGAATCGCTCCAGCTTCGTGCTGTTGCTCACGGATGGTCTGCCCAACTGCAACGCGCAATTCGAGACGCCCTACCCGGACCCGGGTTGCTTCTGCACGCTGACGTCCTGCGACTTCGCTCAGGACATCGGCTGCCTGGACACGAATGCGTCGGTGCGCGCGGTGCGAGATCTGAAGGCCAAGAATATCCAGACGATCGTCATCGGGTTTGGCGCGGACTTCAATTCCAGCAGCGAGTCGGGACGTCGGGGCGTGGCGACGCTCAACGGCATGGCCGAGGCGGGTGGCTTCGCGCGCTCGTGCAAGTCGAACGCGGAATGTGGCGCGGGGGACACGTGTGAGGCCGCGACGGGCCTGTGCACGCGTCGGTTCTACCAGGCGGCGAACAAGACGGAGTTGGTGAATGCCCTCAAGGAGATCACCGAGAAGGTGGTGGTGGACGAGCCCTGCGTGCTGAGCTTCGATCCCACCCAGCAGCCCAACTCGGAGGAACTGGTGGTGGTCTTCCTCAACAAGGAGCGCCTCTCGCCGGGGACGAACACCTGGAACCTGACGGACACGGGCATCGTCTTCAACGGCACGACGTGTGAGCGCATCAAGGCGTCCACGCCGGCGAACCCGGTGAACATCGAGGTTCGGGCCATTCAGCGGCGCTAA